CTAGCCTTGGATGTGATTAAGATTATTGGAGAAGGTTGCACGTAGTTTAGGTTTAAGAGAAATGATTACGAAAAGATTAAGGAACTAGTACACGCCTTTATATACTTCTCCAATcgttttaatcaaaaccgcggaattTCACCCGTAAAACCGGTTACTCGGTAGCTCAAGTACGCCCTACTTGACCGAGTACCAACCCGCTCGGTTGAGTACTGACACTGTGGAACCCAACCTCAGCACACCCGACAGCCTACTCGGttgagtaagccctactcgaccgagtatcccatGGTCGGAAACCTGTGGTATTACACTTCGCTAATTTCTCACGAGGACAACGACACCAAATCAAGGATTGTCTTGAAAAAACTCTCATACCGACGATATGTCAATCACAGACTACATGATTGCGCCATCAAGTCGTGTACTAATGCTCTTGCCCAATTAGAACACCCAATGGATGTTGACGATATCACCGCCAAGATTCTCAATGGCCTAAACTATAACAAATATCGTCCTGTTATTGAATCCGTTCGTTCCCGTGACACATCCATTTCGTTTGAAGCCCTACACGAGAAACTCATTCAACATGAGCTTCGTCTCAAAAACTCCCCAACACCTACCTCGGTGGTACAATTCATCTCGGCATTACCTTTCTCAAAGATACACCTTTTAACCTTCGCGCATATTGTGACGCAGATTGGGTTGGGGACAAAGATGACTATATTTCGACAACAGGTTACTTTGTTTTTATTGGCAAAAATCTTAAATCATGGTCTTCCAAAAAGCAACGACCCATGTCCCACTCATCAATCGAAGCCGAATTTCGTGTCATCGCCGACCGATATTAATTataatactccactgaaccgaaaacgttattcgggtggggtacCCTCTTGAAAAGGTCAATTGATAGGCATAAAATATAACTAGTGTTTAaaaggattgaaagtactactcatatcaacaaagtgcactttcttttctggttatccatacaaaagaactccacagctaagcgtgcttggctgagagtagtcttagaatgggtgacctcctgggaaggtttccgggatgagCATGAGTGAGAAAAAAATGCGCTGGAAAGAACCCTTGTTGATCTGTGGCCATGTACACAGTCTGGCGAGCAACCGTGACTTGGGTGCTGCAAACTACTCCACTAATCCTGTTTTCCACTCAAGAATGAAACATCTAGCACTCGCATTTCACTTCGTTAGAGAGCAAGTTAACCTCGGTGTTATACGAGTCCAACACATAAATGGTGATGATCAGTTAGCAGATTCGTTCACGAAACCTCTTCCCAAGCCGCTCTACTCATTGCTTATATCCAAGATCGGACTAATTCTCCGACTATCCATATTGCTGGAGCGTATCAAAAGTATATCACAAGCCCCACCAATCTACTACAATTAAGGAATGATTATATCATAATCATATCCTTAATCAATCCCTTTAATCACTCCCCAACCCATATCAAGCACAAATCTTGTATAGTATAGGAATATGTTTATACGTTCATACTAATGTTCACATTTTGTATTCCTATCTATATATTGTAACTATTTCAATGTAATTATGTATCAATTatcaattctttaaattctttACATATAGAAGTATCGTTTTAACTGTCCTACCTAACTCGAATCCAGACTCAAATCATGGCTCTGTCACTAAAATGTATAGTTAAGACTTAAATTTAAGACGAATATAACCATCTTAAAATAGAATTTGGGTTATAAGGAATAACATATACTCCGTAGTAGTTAGTACCTCAAAAGTCATAACTCTTAGAAAATAACTTGACATGCAACAAAACAGTCGCCCACAATCTCATTTAAGTAAGCTGGTGTTACCCCAACGAGAGGTTTTATTAGGGTGCAACCGTTAAGCAAGAAAAAATGTGATTTGTCAAGCATTGCGGCAACTGAAAGATTATCGGATTATGTAAGTTCGTTCTCGAGTTTATCTTCCCGTTTTGACACGCTATAAATACCCGCAACATTGGACGTCAATTTCATGCAAACTTGTACCTTGTCAACCAAGTCTTCTATTTTCTACAATATTCAATCTCCAATCTAAAATGAAGTGTTTCAATCTTTTCACTCTTTCCTACCTTTTTCTATCCTTTTCTCTCCTCACCAACTTTGTTGCTCCTACTCTCTTATTTCAAGTAAGTCAACCACTACACTATAATATTGTCCATTGAAACATTTCACGATTCATAGTGGAATTAGAAACGGGTTAGGAGAGGCGCTCACCCTTATAAACAAtagtaattttaaaaaatttagttaaaattttgattttttttaagttCATTTTGTATTATTTCTCATTTGCTCCAGCTAAAATTTTTCCTCCTTTTAAGTTAAAATCCTAACTGTACCGCCGTAATGACTTGTCACTTTATCCTTGCTACTAGTTTCCATTTGCTATGCAATAATACGCCTTGGCTAGGTTATTTTGACCTATCTTCGTAAGAAAAACATATATATACTCTGTGTTAATCAATACGGTGCCAAGTCTTTGTTACGAGTATAATTTTAAAATGTGCTCTTTATTTTGAAGGAAAGACCATCAATATAGATAATAAATGATATGACTTCTATAAAAGATAGCTTGGTATATCGCGAATTACTTTATTTTTTTTCTCCCCGACTTTTGTTATCCATGTTAAgttatgtttttttttgttgcaCATGAATTCCCTTAGTTATGTTGCATAGTTGCATGTCAAGTATAACTTACCACGACCAATctttaattgaaaaaaaaaaattatacataACTTTTTAAAATACTTTCTGAATTTATATCCAAACATTAAATTTGCTTTTAgacatatactccctcccagtcactataatgttctcTCTTTTCCAAAATGGATTATTCAACTAATATTCctctttctatttttaggaacttttactcttattttattcattcctctctcctatcaccaaaccccacacaactcttttactcatattttattactttcctttatgttttggtctcacaattctttatttaattactaataattcattcatctcttctatcaccaaccccacacaacttttttactcctattttaatatttttccttaagtattgtgcccatatcaaatgggaacaatatagtAACTGGGAGGGAGTATCAATTCATATTGCAATCTCTATATCATTAAAAAGACTCCgtacattataaaaattataaaaattagataTTCTTATTTATATTCACGACAATTAAACAAAATCTCACAACACTATAAATTGCGTTATTTATTGAAAACGGATACTAACTTTTGCTATTTATGTTACACCAAAATTATAATAAAAGGGTTTCAATTGGGAATCATGGAACAAGCAAGGAGGCTTATACAACTTCTTACAGAAATCAGTTGATGACTTGGCTCGTGCCGGAATAACTCATGTATGGCTTCCCCCACCTAGCCACTCTGTTTCGCCTCAAGGTAACCCATTTCTCTTTAATTACCTGGCCTTGCGTAGTTGCTCTTCGTCAAGGCTacaaatttaactaaaaatttcgaaaatctcaTCTGCTGGGACCGGAACAAGGCCTAacatctttatttttgttttttgtttgtataGGATATCTCCCGGGAAGATTATACGACCTAGACGCATCACGATACGGAAACAAAGTCCAATTAACAACATTAATCGCAACATTCCATAGCAGAGGGATCAGAACCGTAGCAGACATAGTCATAAACCACAGAACCGCTGATTTTAAGGACTCCAGAGGAATATACTGCATCTTCGAAGGCGGAACTCCCGACACTCGTCTCGACTGGGGCCCATGGGCCATTTGTAAGAACGACAAGCCTTACGCTGACGCCACCTCCACCCACATGGACACCGGGGACGACTACGCTGCAGCACCTGATATCGACCACCTTCACCCCACAGTCCAATATGAGCTCACCCAGTGGATGCTCTGGCTCAAAAACGAAGTTGGTTTTGACGGGTGGAGGTTTGACTTTGTCAAAGGGTACGCGCCGTATATAACCAAAATGTATATGGACCGGACGAGGCCGTGTTTTGCGGTAGGGGAGTTATGGGACTCGGTTGTTAATGTTAATGGGGCGCCGATTTATAATCAAGATGCTCATAGGAATGAGTTGGCTAGGTGGGTTCAAGCTGCTGGTGGAGGGGTTGTTTCGGCTTTTGATTTTACGACTAAAGGGATTCTTCATGCTGCGGTTTTGGGAGAATGGTGGCGGATGAAGGACACTTATGGACGGCCGAGTGGATTGATTGGGATTATGCCGAAAAATGCTGTTACTTTTATTGATAATCATGATTCTGGTTCGACTCAGAAGTTATGGTCTTTTCCTTCTGATAAAGTTATGCTTGGTTATGCTTATATTCTTACCCATCCCGGAACTCCAACTATTGTAAGTCATTCTTCATAACATAACCCATGATTATAATCTGAAACTCGTAATCGTGTAGGTTAACACAAAAGTTTTATGTTCTTGTTTTGCAGTTTTATGATCATTTCTTCGAGTGGGGATTAAAGGAAGAGATAATAAGACTATCATCAGTGAGAACAAGAAACGGAATCTGCGAAGCGAGTGTGGTTAATATAATGACAGCAGAAGCAGATCTGTACTTAGCTATGATAGACGTAAGAGTGCT
The Silene latifolia isolate original U9 population chromosome 11, ASM4854445v1, whole genome shotgun sequence genome window above contains:
- the LOC141612768 gene encoding alpha-amylase-like, producing MKCFNLFTLSYLFLSFSLLTNFVAPTLLFQGFNWESWNKQGGLYNFLQKSVDDLARAGITHVWLPPPSHSVSPQGYLPGRLYDLDASRYGNKVQLTTLIATFHSRGIRTVADIVINHRTADFKDSRGIYCIFEGGTPDTRLDWGPWAICKNDKPYADATSTHMDTGDDYAAAPDIDHLHPTVQYELTQWMLWLKNEVGFDGWRFDFVKGYAPYITKMYMDRTRPCFAVGELWDSVVNVNGAPIYNQDAHRNELARWVQAAGGGVVSAFDFTTKGILHAAVLGEWWRMKDTYGRPSGLIGIMPKNAVTFIDNHDSGSTQKLWSFPSDKVMLGYAYILTHPGTPTIFYDHFFEWGLKEEIIRLSSVRTRNGICEASVVNIMTAEADLYLAMIDVRVLVKLGSRYDVRNAIPSNFRIAAYGTDYCIWEKQS